The following are from one region of the Actinoplanes sp. L3-i22 genome:
- a CDS encoding sugar ABC transporter substrate-binding protein, with protein sequence MSSRPPRVTRAIVASGAALMVLAACSHASDSAGTTAGASAALPKTLVFSPLSLAPPALKGLSEGVKGYASGKGWEVIVQDPNFDPSKQTQQLNEVLSSGRAGAGWILAVAPPSMLPIIKTAQSKGIPLLVNGRPDEYGFSGPQPGVTFDYVDYAAGGKALGEQLGACVNAKMGGKAEVLAVQSSEGQAGKKEFEDAAAAALKATAPGATIVQSVIAKDRASAQTDIGNVLQGKPTLGAVMASNDEGALGALGAFSAAGKTAQCVTDFGGNDEVLKNVTDGKIFASVALQFDADMTQSFDTLVAMQTDPKANGQVLIVPQKVITAKG encoded by the coding sequence GTGAGTTCTCGTCCCCCGCGCGTCACACGCGCCATAGTCGCTTCCGGTGCCGCGCTGATGGTGCTGGCCGCTTGCAGTCACGCCTCGGATTCCGCCGGCACGACCGCCGGCGCCTCCGCGGCCCTCCCCAAGACGCTGGTCTTCTCCCCGCTCTCGCTCGCGCCGCCGGCCCTGAAGGGGCTGTCCGAGGGGGTGAAGGGCTACGCGAGCGGCAAGGGCTGGGAGGTCATCGTCCAGGATCCGAACTTCGACCCCAGCAAACAGACCCAGCAGCTCAACGAGGTGCTCAGCTCGGGCCGGGCAGGCGCCGGCTGGATTCTCGCGGTGGCGCCGCCGTCGATGCTGCCGATCATCAAGACGGCCCAGTCCAAAGGCATCCCGCTGCTGGTCAACGGCCGCCCCGACGAGTACGGATTCAGCGGCCCGCAGCCCGGCGTCACGTTCGACTACGTCGACTACGCGGCCGGCGGCAAGGCGCTCGGCGAGCAGCTCGGCGCCTGCGTCAACGCGAAGATGGGCGGCAAGGCCGAGGTCCTCGCCGTGCAGAGCTCCGAGGGCCAGGCCGGCAAGAAGGAGTTCGAGGACGCCGCCGCGGCCGCCCTCAAGGCCACCGCCCCCGGCGCCACCATCGTGCAGTCCGTGATCGCCAAGGACCGGGCGAGCGCCCAGACCGACATCGGCAACGTGCTGCAGGGCAAGCCGACGCTGGGCGCGGTGATGGCGTCCAACGACGAGGGCGCGCTCGGCGCGCTCGGCGCGTTCTCCGCGGCCGGCAAGACGGCGCAGTGCGTGACCGACTTCGGCGGCAACGACGAGGTGCTGAAGAACGTCACCGACGGCAAGATCTTCGCGTCGGTCGCGCTGCAGTTCGACGCGGACATGACGCAGTCGTTCGACACGCTCGTGGCGATGCAGACCGACCCGAAGGCGAACGGTCAGGTCCTGATCGTCCCGCAGAAGGTCATCACGGCGAAGGGCTGA
- the trpB gene encoding tryptophan synthase subunit beta has translation MSPPTSAGRFGEFGGRYVPESLVPACAALEAAFRDAWADPAFHEQLARLRTEFAGRPTALTPALNLSAQLGVTLLLKREDLAHTGSHKINNVLGQALLARRMGKARLIAETGAGQHGVATATAAALFGMRATVYMGERDIARQELNVFRMELLGAEVIPVTSGSRTLKDATNEAMRAWVGAVDEAHFCLGSVGGPHPYPWLVRELQRVIGEEARAQVPAVPDVVVACVGGGSNAAGTFAGFADTTARLIGVEAAGGAAMTNGAPGVVHGYRSMVLQDTDGQVLEAESIAAGLDYPGIGPEHAHLGAIGRAEYRTVTDEEVLTAVRRLARSEGIICALESAHAVAWVLRAAGTPDLPTGSTVLLTLSGRGDKDMATLAGVAR, from the coding sequence ATGAGCCCGCCGACCTCGGCCGGCCGGTTCGGCGAGTTCGGCGGGCGCTATGTGCCCGAGTCCCTGGTTCCGGCGTGTGCCGCCCTGGAGGCGGCGTTCCGGGACGCGTGGGCAGACCCGGCCTTCCACGAGCAGCTCGCCCGGCTCCGCACCGAGTTCGCGGGCCGGCCCACCGCTCTTACCCCGGCGCTCAACCTCTCCGCCCAGCTCGGCGTGACCCTGCTGCTCAAGCGGGAGGATCTGGCGCACACCGGGTCCCACAAAATCAACAATGTGCTCGGCCAGGCGCTGCTCGCCCGACGGATGGGCAAGGCGCGCCTGATCGCCGAGACCGGCGCCGGTCAGCACGGCGTCGCCACCGCCACCGCGGCCGCCCTGTTCGGCATGCGGGCCACCGTCTACATGGGCGAGCGTGACATCGCGCGGCAGGAGCTCAACGTCTTCCGGATGGAGCTGCTCGGCGCCGAGGTGATCCCGGTGACCAGCGGCAGCCGCACGTTGAAGGACGCGACGAACGAGGCGATGCGCGCCTGGGTCGGCGCCGTCGACGAGGCGCACTTCTGCCTCGGCTCGGTCGGCGGGCCACACCCCTATCCGTGGCTGGTCCGGGAGCTGCAGCGGGTGATCGGCGAGGAAGCCCGCGCCCAGGTCCCGGCCGTGCCTGACGTGGTAGTGGCATGCGTGGGCGGCGGGTCGAACGCGGCCGGCACGTTCGCCGGGTTCGCCGACACGACGGCCCGTCTGATCGGGGTCGAGGCGGCCGGCGGTGCCGCGATGACCAACGGCGCACCCGGCGTGGTGCACGGTTACCGGTCGATGGTCCTGCAGGACACCGACGGCCAGGTGCTGGAGGCCGAGTCGATCGCCGCCGGGCTGGACTATCCCGGCATCGGCCCGGAGCATGCGCACCTGGGAGCAATCGGTCGCGCGGAATATCGCACGGTCACCGACGAGGAGGTCCTCACCGCGGTGCGCCGGCTGGCCCGCAGCGAGGGGATCATCTGTGCGCTGGAGTCCGCGCACGCGGTGGCCTGGGTCCTCCGCGCGGCCGGCACGCCCGACCTGCCGACCGGCTCGACCGTGCTGCTGACGCTCTCCGGCCGTGGTGACAAGGACATGGCGACGCTGGCGGGGGTGGCCCGATGA
- a CDS encoding response regulator transcription factor encodes MRLLVVEDEERLAAALRRGLQAEGFAVDVAHDGQDGLEMARHGGYDAMILDVMLPRLSGYRVVRQLRAERHWLPVLMLSAKDGEYDQADGLDCGADDYLTKPFSYVVLLARLRALLRRGTQARPVVLVCGDVELDPAEKRVLVGGTEVTLTTREFALLEYLIRRPGEVVSKTELLDHVWDAALDTAPNAVEVYIGYLRRKIGRERLETVRGAGYRLVAVAVNAAGRAELPEPTQA; translated from the coding sequence GTGCGGTTGCTGGTGGTGGAGGACGAGGAACGGTTGGCGGCCGCGCTGCGACGTGGCCTGCAGGCCGAGGGGTTCGCGGTCGACGTGGCCCATGACGGTCAGGACGGTCTGGAGATGGCCCGGCACGGCGGCTATGACGCGATGATTCTCGACGTCATGCTGCCCCGGCTCTCCGGCTATCGCGTGGTGCGGCAGTTGCGTGCGGAGCGGCACTGGCTGCCGGTGCTGATGCTCTCCGCCAAGGATGGGGAGTATGACCAGGCCGATGGCCTGGACTGCGGCGCCGACGACTATTTGACCAAACCATTTTCGTACGTCGTTCTCCTCGCCCGTCTGCGTGCTCTGCTGCGACGTGGCACCCAGGCCCGGCCGGTGGTCCTCGTCTGCGGGGACGTCGAGCTGGATCCGGCGGAGAAGCGCGTGCTGGTGGGCGGCACCGAGGTCACGCTGACCACCCGCGAGTTCGCGCTGCTGGAGTACCTGATCCGCCGGCCCGGTGAGGTCGTCTCCAAGACCGAGCTGCTCGACCACGTGTGGGACGCGGCGCTGGACACCGCGCCGAACGCGGTCGAGGTGTACATCGGCTACCTGCGCCGCAAGATCGGCCGGGAAAGACTGGAGACGGTCCGGGGCGCGGGCTACCGGCTGGTCGCCGTCGCCGTGAATGCGGCCGGAAGAGCGGAACTGCCGGAGCCGACGCAGGCTTGA
- a CDS encoding Pr6Pr family membrane protein — protein MKSRVWHGTLALIVLASLITQIVLTATDTAPHAGPLVVETVVTRFVRLFSFFTIQSNLLVLIATVGLARDSGRDGRVWRVIRLDALLGIVITGIVYSTILAGQVELHGAAYLADLGFHYIAPWAALLGWLLFGPRPRIDGRTLAWAAVWPTLWIGYTLAHGAVTDWYPYPFTDVADLGYPRVLINMSAVVLIAALLATGLRLLDPRLRFGAPKVREGAVPVVPRPRSGAEAVADSEA, from the coding sequence ATGAAGTCCCGCGTCTGGCACGGCACGCTCGCATTGATCGTTCTGGCTTCGTTGATCACTCAGATCGTGCTGACCGCTACCGACACCGCGCCGCACGCCGGGCCGCTGGTGGTCGAGACGGTGGTGACCCGGTTCGTCCGGCTGTTCAGTTTCTTCACGATCCAGAGCAATCTGCTGGTGCTGATCGCCACGGTCGGGCTGGCCCGTGATTCGGGGCGGGACGGCCGGGTCTGGCGGGTGATCCGGCTCGACGCGCTGCTCGGCATCGTGATCACCGGGATCGTCTACAGCACGATTCTGGCCGGGCAGGTGGAGTTGCACGGTGCTGCCTACCTCGCTGACCTGGGCTTTCACTACATCGCGCCGTGGGCGGCGCTGCTCGGCTGGCTGCTGTTCGGGCCGCGGCCGCGGATCGACGGGCGGACCCTGGCGTGGGCGGCGGTCTGGCCGACCCTGTGGATCGGGTACACGCTGGCGCACGGTGCGGTCACCGACTGGTATCCGTATCCGTTCACGGATGTCGCTGACCTCGGGTATCCGCGCGTTCTGATCAACATGAGCGCGGTCGTGCTGATCGCGGCGCTGCTGGCGACCGGGTTGCGGCTACTCGACCCGCGGCTGCGGTTCGGTGCGCCGAAGGTGCGGGAGGGTGCGGTTCCGGTCGTGCCCCGGCCGCGTTCCGGTGCTGAGGCTGTCGCCGATTCCGAGGCCTGA
- a CDS encoding TetR/AcrR family transcriptional regulator: protein MSLRDRKRIRTRQALVAAALELFESRGYDETTIAEVAAAAEIGTRTFFSYFPSKEDLLFPEADVRVQAAIDAIAGRGPADGPAEVLLRALRQVGAESDDLSGRMSALRLRLVRTVPAVQGRGLQLQMDAQRQIARHLAEAFPDRIDEVGAGALTGAFLGAVTGALQVLLENADRSIDPAAVQQAMQVAVKVALAPWFQPPTAT, encoded by the coding sequence GTGTCTCTCCGCGACCGCAAGCGCATCCGAACCCGGCAGGCCCTGGTCGCCGCAGCGCTCGAGCTGTTCGAGTCGCGCGGCTACGACGAGACGACCATCGCGGAGGTCGCGGCCGCCGCGGAGATCGGGACCAGGACGTTCTTCAGCTACTTCCCGAGCAAGGAGGACCTGCTCTTCCCGGAGGCCGACGTCCGGGTGCAGGCGGCGATCGACGCCATCGCCGGTCGCGGGCCGGCGGACGGTCCCGCCGAGGTCCTGCTGCGGGCGTTGCGGCAGGTGGGTGCGGAGAGCGACGACCTGTCCGGCCGGATGTCCGCGTTGCGGCTACGCCTGGTCCGGACGGTCCCGGCGGTCCAGGGCCGTGGCCTGCAGCTGCAGATGGACGCCCAGCGTCAGATCGCCCGCCACCTGGCTGAGGCCTTCCCCGACCGGATCGACGAGGTGGGTGCTGGGGCGCTCACCGGCGCTTTCCTGGGCGCTGTGACCGGCGCGCTCCAGGTCCTCCTGGAGAACGCGGACAGGTCGATCGACCCGGCCGCCGTGCAGCAGGCCATGCAGGTAGCCGTGAAAGTCGCCCTGGCCCCCTGGTTCCAACCGCCAACAGCCACCTAG
- a CDS encoding heme-binding protein, with protein MDRIPPSDVPPRPSSNHVHPRDLDLTEARELVQRAVDKAEQLGLRGGIAVVGASGALITASRLDHGGPGGMARARSKAWIAATQQITSTEHLHRMTTLPAPISAGFVQVSPEAIFPGAGGMPIRDKDGVIVAGLAASGATVSPFLPEGVAPEVVSAAGAPANPEDLLIAYALDVPYVGQHGDDDARWRQRFGDLTVSPADSLGLKPAPPAAAQRELAWARALCDRVLAEAHRRGLRVSVAVVDQGGDPIQQDRMADAVTGGVEVALGTAAAAARFGVPSELAGQWYRDPFGIPGGRPLEEGGRVVAGLGVGGIDPAECALLARAVTA; from the coding sequence ATGGACCGCATTCCGCCTTCCGATGTCCCACCCCGCCCGTCCAGCAACCACGTCCACCCGCGGGATCTGGACCTGACCGAGGCCCGCGAGCTGGTGCAACGCGCCGTCGACAAGGCCGAGCAACTGGGCCTGCGCGGCGGCATCGCGGTCGTCGGCGCGAGCGGCGCCCTGATCACCGCGTCCCGGCTGGACCACGGCGGCCCGGGCGGCATGGCCCGGGCCCGCTCCAAGGCGTGGATCGCCGCCACCCAGCAGATCACCAGCACCGAGCACCTGCACCGGATGACCACCCTGCCGGCGCCGATCTCGGCCGGGTTCGTGCAGGTCAGCCCGGAGGCGATCTTCCCCGGCGCGGGCGGGATGCCGATCCGCGACAAGGACGGCGTGATCGTGGCCGGCCTCGCCGCGTCCGGGGCGACGGTCAGCCCGTTCCTGCCCGAGGGCGTCGCACCGGAGGTGGTCAGCGCGGCCGGTGCGCCGGCCAACCCCGAAGACCTGCTTATCGCGTACGCCTTGGATGTCCCGTATGTCGGTCAGCACGGCGACGACGACGCCCGCTGGCGGCAGCGATTCGGTGACCTGACGGTGTCGCCGGCGGACAGTCTCGGGTTGAAGCCGGCCCCGCCCGCCGCCGCCCAGCGTGAGCTGGCCTGGGCGCGAGCGCTCTGCGACCGGGTGCTGGCCGAGGCGCACCGCCGCGGCCTGCGGGTCAGCGTGGCGGTGGTGGACCAGGGCGGCGACCCGATCCAGCAGGACCGGATGGCCGACGCGGTGACCGGCGGGGTCGAGGTCGCCCTCGGCACGGCAGCGGCGGCCGCCCGGTTCGGCGTCCCCAGCGAGCTGGCCGGTCAGTGGTATCGGGACCCCTTCGGGATCCCCGGCGGGCGCCCACTGGAGGAAGGCGGCCGAGTGGTCGCCGGCCTGGGCGTAGGCGGCATCGACCCGGCGGAGTGCGCCCTCCTGGCCCGCGCGGTGACCGCATGA
- the trpA gene encoding tryptophan synthase subunit alpha: MKRLNPYLTGGITPDWIDYLLAFQEAGADAVEIGLPFSDPMLDGATIQQASDQALRRGVTVGSILADLAAARDRIHIPLIAMTYANLVFRDTTPAAAAPAAPRDESFGGQPAPAALSGQQAAGAPSGQPAAGTVGGQPARGALGGRSAAGAVSGGAGGGPEVFCRRLADAGISGLIVPDVPIDEAGRLEAAAAAAGIELVLLAAPVTPPERLAEIGRHSRGFVYAVSVMDTTGERDSLAASAAPLARRIKAVTGLPVLIGFGISTPAQAATAARAGDGVVIGAALMRRVLDGASPDDLRAEVAAFRAALDQVDQEMPVARAHAEVPGDR; encoded by the coding sequence ATGAAGCGGCTGAATCCCTATCTGACCGGCGGCATCACGCCGGACTGGATCGACTACCTGCTGGCCTTCCAGGAGGCCGGCGCCGACGCGGTGGAGATCGGGCTGCCGTTCTCCGATCCGATGCTGGACGGCGCGACCATCCAACAGGCGTCCGATCAGGCGCTGCGGCGCGGCGTCACGGTCGGGTCCATCCTGGCCGACCTGGCCGCGGCCCGAGATCGCATCCACATCCCGCTGATCGCGATGACCTACGCCAACCTGGTCTTCCGCGACACGACCCCGGCCGCAGCTGCACCGGCCGCGCCACGGGACGAATCGTTCGGCGGCCAGCCTGCGCCGGCCGCGCTTAGCGGCCAGCAAGCGGCGGGCGCGCCGAGCGGCCAGCCAGCAGCGGGCACGGTTGGCGGCCAGCCAGCCAGAGGCGCGCTTGGTGGTCGATCAGCGGCGGGCGCGGTTTCGGGTGGGGCCGGGGGTGGGCCGGAGGTGTTCTGCCGGCGGCTCGCCGATGCCGGGATCAGCGGGCTGATCGTGCCGGACGTGCCGATCGACGAGGCCGGCCGGCTGGAGGCGGCCGCCGCGGCCGCCGGTATCGAGCTGGTCCTGCTGGCCGCGCCGGTCACCCCGCCCGAGCGACTGGCCGAGATCGGGCGCCACAGTCGCGGTTTTGTTTATGCGGTGAGCGTCATGGACACCACCGGTGAGCGGGATTCCCTGGCCGCGAGCGCGGCGCCGCTCGCTCGCCGGATCAAGGCGGTCACCGGCCTGCCCGTGCTGATCGGGTTCGGCATCTCCACTCCCGCGCAGGCCGCGACGGCCGCCCGGGCCGGGGACGGGGTGGTGATCGGCGCCGCTCTGATGCGTAGGGTTCTGGACGGTGCGTCACCCGATGACCTGCGAGCCGAGGTCGCCGCTTTCCGCGCCGCTCTCGACCAGGTCGACCAGGAGATGCCCGTTGCCCGCGCGCACGCCGAAGTACCAGGTGATCGCTGA
- a CDS encoding sigma-E factor regulatory protein RseB domain-containing protein, translating into MSVWKSRPALRWLVPGATAVVVIGGGAAAGTIVASADPSLPDRSAAQLLVDLQSANPAGLSGTVVQSADLGLPGIAGLASSLGASAGGGNGLTSLISGSNTARVWYAGQDKVRFALQGTQGETDVIRNGSDVWQWSSSENTGTHLKLSGDAASAPEHSLPGALPSTPQQAADTALASIDATTKVQTTGAAKVAGRDAYELVLSPRDTASMVGQVRLAIDAEHHIPLRVEVYAKGAAKPAVRVAFDSISFDVPDAEQFKFNPPPGAKIDEAGAPSADSPRSGSDKKVIPHPSGSAPAKPSKGAESKVIGKGWTSILSAKVPAGSLSELTDAGKGTGDQAKTAQALMGALPEVSGSWGKGRLLTGSLFSVLITDDGRVFAGLVTPEALYKVA; encoded by the coding sequence GTGTCCGTGTGGAAATCGAGGCCGGCGCTGCGCTGGCTGGTACCGGGGGCCACCGCGGTTGTCGTCATCGGGGGTGGCGCGGCGGCAGGCACGATCGTGGCCAGTGCTGACCCGTCGCTGCCGGACCGCAGCGCGGCCCAGTTGCTGGTGGATCTGCAGAGCGCCAACCCCGCCGGGCTCTCCGGCACCGTGGTGCAGAGCGCCGATCTCGGCCTGCCGGGAATCGCCGGGCTGGCCAGCAGCCTTGGCGCCTCGGCCGGCGGTGGCAACGGCCTGACCAGTTTGATCTCCGGAAGCAACACCGCCCGCGTGTGGTACGCGGGACAGGACAAGGTGCGTTTCGCCCTGCAGGGGACGCAGGGTGAGACCGACGTGATCCGCAACGGGTCGGACGTCTGGCAGTGGAGCAGCTCGGAGAACACGGGCACGCACCTGAAGCTGTCGGGCGACGCCGCCTCGGCGCCTGAGCACTCGCTGCCCGGCGCGCTGCCGTCGACGCCGCAGCAGGCGGCCGACACGGCGCTCGCCTCGATCGACGCGACCACCAAGGTGCAGACCACCGGCGCTGCCAAGGTGGCCGGGCGGGACGCGTACGAGCTGGTGCTCAGCCCGCGGGACACCGCGTCGATGGTCGGGCAGGTGCGCCTGGCGATCGACGCCGAGCACCACATCCCGCTGCGGGTGGAGGTGTACGCCAAGGGGGCGGCCAAGCCCGCGGTCCGGGTGGCCTTCGACTCGATCAGCTTCGACGTGCCAGACGCGGAGCAGTTCAAGTTCAACCCGCCGCCGGGCGCGAAGATCGACGAGGCGGGCGCCCCGTCCGCCGACTCGCCGCGGAGTGGCTCGGACAAGAAGGTCATCCCGCACCCCTCGGGCTCCGCTCCGGCGAAGCCGTCGAAGGGTGCGGAGTCGAAGGTGATCGGCAAGGGCTGGACGTCGATCCTCTCCGCCAAGGTGCCGGCCGGCTCGCTGTCCGAGCTGACCGACGCGGGCAAGGGCACCGGCGACCAGGCGAAGACCGCCCAGGCACTGATGGGCGCGCTTCCCGAGGTCAGTGGGTCGTGGGGCAAGGGCCGGCTGTTGACCGGATCGCTCTTCAGCGTGCTGATCACCGATGACGGCCGGGTCTTCGCCGGCCTGGTGACTCCGGAGGCTCTGTACAAGGTCGCCTGA
- a CDS encoding GntR family transcriptional regulator: MPARTPKYQVIADDLTTKIKDGELPPGTALPPQKELSTRYGVTLATLRQALKQLEDEGLLSQEPGRGTFVFPRAKYQLTSLHGFAEDLRDQGQTVTTEILDQAVGPPSDWAAALIGDDQALRLERLRLVAGRPAVHQTSWVRGTGLVSADLSDTSLYAALIDHGHLVHRASEVVRPGLLEEPVAGLLRRPPGEPVLLSERVTYALDGSALVADRATMLGSAIEIRTERAAGGLSVQWSRATT; the protein is encoded by the coding sequence TTGCCCGCGCGCACGCCGAAGTACCAGGTGATCGCTGATGACCTGACCACCAAGATCAAGGACGGCGAGCTGCCGCCCGGGACAGCGCTGCCTCCGCAGAAGGAGCTCAGCACGCGGTACGGGGTGACGCTGGCGACGCTTCGGCAGGCCCTCAAGCAGTTGGAGGACGAGGGCCTGCTGTCACAGGAGCCCGGCCGGGGAACGTTCGTGTTCCCGCGCGCGAAGTATCAGCTCACGTCGCTGCACGGGTTCGCGGAGGACCTACGCGATCAGGGGCAGACCGTCACCACGGAGATCCTCGACCAGGCGGTCGGCCCGCCGTCGGACTGGGCGGCCGCGCTGATCGGCGACGATCAGGCGCTGCGGCTGGAACGACTGCGACTCGTCGCCGGCCGGCCGGCCGTGCACCAGACGTCGTGGGTGCGTGGCACCGGGCTGGTGTCAGCGGATCTGAGCGACACGTCGCTGTACGCGGCGTTGATCGACCATGGTCATCTGGTGCACCGGGCTTCCGAGGTGGTCCGGCCGGGCCTGCTCGAGGAGCCGGTGGCGGGCTTGCTGCGGCGGCCGCCGGGCGAGCCGGTGCTGCTCTCCGAGCGGGTGACCTACGCGCTGGACGGGTCGGCGCTGGTGGCGGACCGCGCCACGATGCTCGGTTCGGCGATCGAGATCCGGACCGAGCGGGCGGCCGGCGGCCTCTCCGTCCAATGGAGCCGCGCCACCACCTGA
- a CDS encoding YcnI family protein codes for MSLLKRSAVVAGAAGLLILAIAGPASAHVTVNPNTATAGGYAKVSFRVPNESDSASTTKLEVNLPADQPIASVSVKPVPGWTAVAEKSKLATPIKSHDTEITEAVLKITWTAAKGSEIKPGEFQEFDVSMGALPASGQIVFKTLQTYSDGNVVRWIDEPTTDGSEPDSPAPVLKIVPAADSSAAPSAGAAAPVAEAADDSSGGGSGLGLAGLIAGLIALVLAGLAYAKASRKPEQAATVTEKTTAS; via the coding sequence ATGTCGCTGCTCAAGCGTTCCGCGGTGGTGGCCGGTGCGGCCGGTCTCCTGATCCTGGCGATCGCCGGCCCGGCGTCCGCGCACGTGACGGTCAATCCGAACACGGCTACCGCGGGCGGCTACGCGAAGGTGTCGTTCCGCGTGCCGAACGAGTCCGACAGCGCGTCCACCACCAAGCTCGAGGTGAACCTTCCCGCCGACCAGCCGATCGCGTCGGTCTCCGTCAAGCCGGTTCCGGGGTGGACCGCGGTCGCTGAGAAGTCCAAGCTGGCTACGCCGATCAAGTCGCACGACACCGAGATCACCGAGGCGGTCCTGAAGATCACCTGGACCGCGGCGAAGGGCTCGGAGATCAAGCCGGGCGAGTTCCAGGAGTTCGACGTGTCGATGGGGGCGCTGCCGGCGTCGGGGCAGATCGTTTTCAAGACGCTGCAGACCTACTCGGACGGGAACGTGGTTCGCTGGATCGACGAGCCGACCACCGACGGTAGCGAGCCGGACAGCCCCGCGCCGGTTCTGAAGATCGTCCCGGCTGCGGACAGCAGCGCCGCCCCGTCGGCCGGGGCCGCGGCTCCGGTGGCCGAGGCCGCCGACGACTCCAGCGGGGGCGGTTCCGGGCTCGGGCTCGCCGGCCTCATCGCGGGGCTGATCGCGCTGGTGCTGGCCGGTCTCGCGTACGCAAAGGCCAGTCGCAAGCCGGAGCAGGCCGCGACCGTGACCGAAAAGACCACCGCGAGCTGA
- a CDS encoding ketopantoate reductase family protein has protein sequence MSDAKSMNVTRIAVLGCGAIGSLYAAHLARVPGIEVWAVDPWRAHVEAIESTGLTVIGQAAFTAPVHARTSAADLPPCDLGIVATKSLHTRDAVAAAKDALAGAAVVSVQNGIGNEELIAEFLPRVIRGTIVTAGAVTAPGTVRYDAPGDSWFGPFEPSPAPAAGIALLAGLLTEGGLRTHAVADARGPQWTKVVFNAATSPLAALTGLTVGQVCTDPDLLAQVRVLIAEARAVCAAAGIVLTRDPAESVEEAVREAFHHKPSMLQDVLARRRTEVDVLNGGIAAEGRRVGIATPGHDAMVALVHGLERSW, from the coding sequence ATGAGCGACGCAAAAAGCATGAACGTCACCCGGATCGCCGTGCTGGGCTGCGGCGCGATCGGCAGCCTCTACGCCGCCCACCTGGCCCGGGTCCCCGGCATAGAGGTCTGGGCGGTCGACCCCTGGCGCGCCCACGTCGAGGCCATCGAGTCCACCGGCCTGACCGTGATCGGCCAGGCCGCCTTCACCGCCCCGGTGCACGCCCGGACCAGCGCCGCCGACCTACCCCCCTGCGACCTGGGCATCGTCGCCACCAAGTCGCTGCACACCCGGGACGCGGTGGCCGCCGCGAAGGACGCGCTGGCCGGCGCCGCCGTGGTCAGCGTCCAGAACGGGATCGGCAACGAGGAGCTGATCGCCGAGTTCCTGCCGCGGGTCATCCGCGGCACCATCGTCACGGCCGGCGCGGTCACCGCGCCCGGAACAGTCCGCTACGACGCCCCGGGCGATTCCTGGTTCGGCCCGTTCGAGCCGAGCCCGGCCCCGGCCGCCGGGATCGCGCTGCTGGCCGGGCTGCTGACCGAGGGTGGCCTGCGGACCCACGCGGTGGCGGACGCTCGCGGCCCGCAGTGGACGAAGGTGGTCTTCAACGCCGCGACCAGCCCGCTGGCCGCGCTGACCGGGCTGACCGTCGGCCAGGTGTGCACCGATCCGGACCTGCTCGCCCAGGTGCGGGTGCTGATCGCCGAGGCGCGGGCGGTCTGCGCGGCGGCCGGCATCGTGCTGACCCGGGATCCGGCCGAGTCGGTCGAGGAGGCGGTCCGCGAGGCCTTCCATCACAAGCCCTCGATGCTCCAGGACGTCCTGGCCCGCCGCCGCACCGAGGTCGACGTCCTGAACGGCGGGATCGCCGCGGAGGGCCGCCGGGTCGGGATCGCGACGCCCGGGCACGACGCGATGGTCGCGCTGGTCCATGGCCTGGAGCGGTCCTGGTAA